One Salmo trutta chromosome 26, fSalTru1.1, whole genome shotgun sequence DNA window includes the following coding sequences:
- the fam181b gene encoding protein FAM181B codes for MAVQTAIMNSPFINFCFPGSVMMEYDMDQSLDGSPLEESEERGEYRETIRNLDGSPLEESEERGEYRETTRNLLSFIDSASSNIKLALDKPVKSKRKVNHRKYLQKQIKRCTGFISPTGNPAVALGAGVNKRKGSGFPTQTQPQTQPQTQPQTQPQTQPSPFQQSKPVHKRDGLQANLQTKSLAALFNSVKEPVRGERAKKPPLRHRNLPPSFFTEPDNTTSTTTSRVTSTSGMFLCDLERGGGNPDFFDLLGPDYSNMLSDQDVFQNRGLPSRIIDQDMFQNRGLPSRILQHQQTQDITDQVSPYDPHHLVGGFLYTEPWSTSSPCKKAGEGVRTGPGPQTPLYCQAVEGVRTGPGPQTPLYCQAGEGVRTGPGPQTPLYCHSVSDSSVTGSTEDSNSLCTLTFPNFFPDCSVSQVSYGLSNGGYNTRDFSSL; via the coding sequence ATGGCTGTTCAAACTGCAATCATGAACTCTCCGTTCATAAACTTCTGTTTCCCTGGGTCGGTCATGATGGAGTACGACATGGATCAGAGCCTGGACGGGAGTCCTttggaggagagtgaggagaggggagaatacAGAGAAACCATCAGGAATCTGGACGGGAGTCCGctggaggagagtgaggagaggggagaatacAGAGAAACCACCAGGAATCTGCTCAGCTTCATAGACTCAGCctccagcaacatcaaactggcTTTGGACAAGCCAGTCAAATCCAAAAGGAAAGTCAACCACCGCAAATACCTACAGAAGCAGATCAAGAGATGTACAGGCTTCATCAGTCCAACAGGGAACCCAGCAGTAGCTCTAGGGGCAGGTGTCAACAAGAGAAAAGGCTCTGGCTTTCCCACCCAGACTCAGCCTCAGACTCAGCCTCAGACTCAGCCTCAGACTCAGCCTCAGACCCAGCCCAGCCCATTCCAGCAAAGCAAACCCGTCCACAAGCGCGACGGATTACAGGCCAACCTCCAGACCAAGAGCCTGGCTGCCCTTTTTAACTCCGTCAAGGAGCCTGTCAGAGGGGAGAGAGCCAAGAAGCCTCCCCTGAGGCACCGTAACCTTCCCCCATCCTTTTTCACTGAGCCGGACaacaccaccagcaccaccacctcCCGAGTCACGTCCACCTCGGGCATGTTCCTGTGTGATCTGGAACGGGGAGGAGGGAACCCGGACTTCTTTGACCTGCTGGGGCCGGACTACAGTAACATGCTCAGTGACCAGGATGTGTTTCAGAATCGCGGCCTACCCAGTAGGATCATCGACCAAGACATGTTTCAGAATCGTGGCCTGCCCAGTAGGATCCTCCAGCACCAGCAGACTCAGGACATAACAGACCAGGTCTCGCCCTACGACCCTCACCATCTAGTGGGAGGATTCTTGTATACAGAGCCTTGGAGTACCTCTTCTCCTTGTAAGAAGGCAGGGGAGGGCGTACGGACGGGCCCAGGACCACAGACACCCCTGTACTGCCAGGCAGTAGAGGGTGTACGGACGGGCCCAGGACCACAGACACCCCTGTACTGCCAGGCAGGAGAGGGCGTACGGACGGGCCCAGGACCACAGACACCCCTGTACTGTCACTCTGTGTCTGATTCCTCTGTGACAGGGTCTACAGAGGATAGTAACTCACTGTGTACTCTGACCTTCCCCAACTTCTTCCCAGACTGCTCCGTGTCTCAGGTCTCATATGGTCTGAGTAATGGCGGTTACAACACAAGGGATTTCTCTTCTCTCTGA